A region of Halarcobacter mediterraneus DNA encodes the following proteins:
- a CDS encoding Mur ligase family protein: MEILEYFYIFTHVILIMSLGWYLITNLQWYNYKLERVVLKHHKWQWHITYFAAPIVLFHLLPDLYFSIYFYIIYMTSFVLWNKRLDKPLVLTSRVKRFLAILLFITFALHLLCILSESCHATAIFVPIILTLAITYLMEKMFFISFKHKGKERLETIPQLRTIAITASYGKTSIKNYLYHVLKRKYKVYKTPRSVNTIAGIVLDVNKDLPLDTQIYIAEAGARQEGDIEEITMYLEPQYCILGSVGEQHIEYFKTIENIIHTKMEILKSPKMERGFVHESVPLKKEYEKITRFPDNLNVTMSNLDGIWFDILIDGEQQHFHAPVLGSFNAINLTAVILVAYELGMSLDEIKLALKDLPQVEHRLQKIEAGGKIIIDDSFNGNLEGMLEAVNICSKYEGRKVIVTPGLVESTSQANILLAKEINEKFDLVIITGDLNSHLLSSNIEEEKVFTLKDKSKLQETLAAVTKEGDLILFANDAPNFI, translated from the coding sequence ACATATTTTGCTGCACCTATTGTATTGTTTCACCTTTTACCTGATTTATATTTCTCTATATATTTTTATATCATATATATGACTAGTTTTGTTTTATGGAATAAGAGATTAGATAAACCTTTAGTTTTAACATCAAGAGTTAAGAGGTTTTTAGCAATTTTACTTTTTATAACTTTTGCACTTCATTTACTTTGTATTTTAAGTGAGTCATGCCATGCAACAGCTATTTTCGTTCCTATTATTTTAACTTTAGCAATTACATATTTAATGGAAAAAATGTTTTTTATCTCTTTTAAACATAAAGGAAAAGAAAGGTTAGAAACTATTCCTCAGCTTAGAACAATAGCTATTACTGCTTCATATGGAAAAACTTCAATTAAGAATTATTTATATCATGTTTTAAAAAGAAAATATAAAGTCTATAAAACACCAAGATCTGTAAATACAATTGCAGGAATTGTACTTGATGTAAATAAAGATTTACCCCTTGATACTCAAATATATATTGCAGAAGCTGGAGCTAGACAAGAGGGAGATATTGAAGAAATTACTATGTATTTAGAACCTCAATATTGTATTTTAGGAAGTGTTGGTGAACAGCATATTGAATATTTTAAAACTATAGAAAATATTATTCATACGAAAATGGAAATATTAAAATCTCCAAAAATGGAAAGAGGATTTGTTCATGAATCAGTTCCTTTAAAAAAAGAGTATGAAAAAATCACTAGATTTCCAGATAATTTAAATGTGACAATGTCAAATCTAGATGGTATTTGGTTTGATATCTTAATTGATGGGGAACAACAACATTTCCATGCTCCAGTACTTGGAAGTTTTAATGCAATAAATTTAACAGCTGTTATTTTAGTAGCTTATGAATTAGGAATGAGTTTAGATGAAATAAAACTAGCTTTAAAAGATTTACCACAAGTAGAACATAGACTTCAAAAAATTGAAGCAGGTGGGAAAATTATAATAGATGATAGTTTTAATGGCAATTTAGAAGGTATGTTAGAAGCAGTCAATATTTGTTCTAAATATGAAGGAAGAAAAGTAATTGTAACTCCAGGACTTGTAGAATCAACTTCTCAAGCAAATATTTTATTAGCAAAAGAAATAAATGAAAAATTTGATTTAGTGATTATTACAGGAGATTTAAACTCTCATTTATTAAGTTCAAATATTGAAGAAGAAAAAGTATTTACTTTAAAAGATAAATCAAAGTTACAAGAAACTTTAGCAGCAGTTACAAAAGAGGGAGATTTAATCCTCTTTGCAAATGATGCACCAAATTTTATTTAG
- a CDS encoding HIT family protein, translating to MEHLYAPWRYAYVSEEKIEGCVFCHISNNLNEEKYQVLFYDELCYVVMNKFPYSPGHIMVIPHFHTDKIEDLDEETWIRVSIRIKQAVKMLKEVMPCEGVNIGMNLGKAAGAGIEQHVHYHALPRWIGDTNFISTVGETRVYPAQFDEIFQKLKNSASKYFI from the coding sequence ATGGAACATTTATATGCACCTTGGCGATATGCTTATGTTAGTGAAGAAAAAATTGAAGGTTGTGTATTTTGTCATATATCAAATAATTTAAATGAAGAAAAATATCAAGTTCTTTTTTATGATGAATTATGTTATGTAGTAATGAATAAATTTCCTTATTCTCCTGGACATATAATGGTAATTCCCCATTTTCATACTGATAAGATAGAAGATTTAGATGAAGAAACTTGGATAAGAGTTTCAATAAGAATAAAACAAGCAGTAAAGATGTTAAAAGAAGTTATGCCTTGTGAAGGTGTAAATATTGGTATGAATTTAGGAAAAGCAGCAGGTGCAGGAATTGAACAACATGTACATTATCATGCTCTTCCTAGATGGATAGGAGATACAAATTTCATCTCAACTGTTGGTGAAACAAGAGTTTATCCAGCTCAGTTTGATGAAATATTTCAAAAATTGAAAAATAGTGCTTCTAAATATTTTATATAA